In the Devosia sp. SL43 genome, one interval contains:
- a CDS encoding TIGR01459 family HAD-type hydrolase encodes MTNPLPTISGLADLAGCYDAVLSDVWGVVHNGVAAFPSAVDALTQFRKAGGKVVFITNAPRPSAPLIEMLDRLGVDKPAYDAIVSSGDATRVMIAKYRGKAIHHVGPPTEDDALYEGLDVRRTGADEAEVVVVTDLDTDDDTPEMYRERAKLWLSRKLPMICANPDRVVEHGDKIVYCGGALGDLYAAMGGMVLMAGKPYQPIYEEAFRLAEVAAGRSLDKSRVLAIGDSVRTDATGAAQFGIDLLFVTGSIHAAELDAFGKPDPSAIADLVAPSRAHLAGFLPRLAW; translated from the coding sequence ATGACCAATCCGCTGCCTACCATTTCCGGTCTTGCCGACCTCGCGGGCTGCTATGACGCCGTGTTGAGCGACGTCTGGGGCGTGGTGCATAATGGCGTTGCCGCCTTCCCCAGTGCAGTCGACGCGCTCACCCAGTTTCGCAAGGCGGGCGGCAAGGTGGTGTTCATCACCAATGCGCCGCGGCCATCGGCGCCGCTGATCGAGATGCTCGATCGCCTGGGTGTCGACAAGCCTGCCTACGACGCCATCGTGTCGTCGGGCGATGCGACGCGGGTGATGATCGCCAAGTATCGCGGCAAGGCCATCCATCATGTCGGTCCACCCACCGAGGACGACGCACTCTATGAGGGGCTCGACGTGCGCCGTACTGGCGCCGATGAGGCCGAAGTGGTTGTCGTGACCGATCTCGACACCGACGACGACACGCCCGAAATGTATCGCGAGCGCGCTAAGCTCTGGCTCAGCCGCAAATTGCCGATGATCTGCGCCAATCCCGACCGTGTGGTCGAGCATGGCGACAAGATCGTCTATTGCGGTGGTGCCTTGGGCGACCTCTATGCCGCAATGGGCGGCATGGTGCTGATGGCCGGCAAACCCTACCAACCGATCTATGAGGAAGCGTTCCGCCTCGCCGAGGTTGCAGCCGGTCGCTCGCTCGACAAGTCGCGCGTGCTCGCCATTGGCGACAGCGTGCGCACCGATGCGACGGGCGCCGCGCAATTCGGCATCGACCTGCTCTTCGTCACCGGTTCGATCCATGCCGCTGAGCTCGATGCCTTCGGCAAGCCCGATCCCAGCGCCATCGCCGATCTCGTGGCGCCCAGCCGCGCCCATCTGGCCGGCTTCCTGCCGCGTCTCGCCTGGTAA
- a CDS encoding EAL domain-containing protein, whose amino-acid sequence MQALVYTFIALAAAGVGAAAYFGLIFTPAEAILAAVVFGCACVVLMERALRQRAENRLEKAIEDLSRLLATDAQAGAVLGQRINAMADVNAGARLEGVEADISVLGTVIRQVAEAVAEMEDRAAKPQPVGRDRMIAAAPPPRATSAREIEPVIPLEMLRQAVGENRLIYHIQPVVTLPQRRPQGYDLVPRLMLEDGDLADRADFMPRRGGEDVLRHIEGIGLVEAITISRRARTSGQPITLYLPLSRATLGDSDASEQLIASLEANRAIAPGLIFAINETDWQSLTTGERAIADAVAKKGAGFSLVNVKSLRVDVAELAGQGVRSLRIDAARFIEEPEVYTDFHASDIANYIARFEVTLLATGITTERQIVELLEDGITLVQGPHIAAPGPVRPDLMVEAGRPAAPQLRRAEF is encoded by the coding sequence GTGCAGGCACTGGTCTACACGTTCATCGCCCTTGCCGCGGCCGGCGTTGGTGCCGCCGCCTATTTCGGCCTGATCTTCACGCCTGCGGAAGCCATTCTCGCTGCCGTCGTCTTCGGCTGCGCTTGCGTCGTGCTGATGGAGCGGGCCCTGCGCCAGCGTGCGGAAAACCGGCTCGAAAAGGCCATCGAGGACCTCTCGCGCTTGCTGGCCACGGACGCCCAGGCGGGCGCGGTGCTCGGCCAGCGCATCAATGCCATGGCCGACGTCAATGCCGGAGCGCGGCTCGAAGGTGTCGAGGCCGATATCTCGGTGCTGGGCACAGTCATCCGCCAGGTGGCCGAGGCGGTCGCCGAAATGGAAGATCGCGCGGCCAAGCCTCAGCCCGTGGGTCGCGACCGCATGATTGCCGCCGCGCCGCCGCCACGCGCGACGTCCGCCCGCGAAATCGAGCCGGTCATCCCGCTCGAAATGCTGCGCCAGGCCGTCGGCGAGAACCGGCTGATCTACCACATCCAGCCGGTGGTGACCCTGCCGCAGCGCCGCCCGCAGGGCTATGACCTGGTGCCGCGCCTGATGCTCGAAGATGGCGATCTGGCCGATCGCGCCGACTTCATGCCGCGCCGTGGTGGCGAAGACGTGCTGCGCCATATCGAGGGCATTGGCCTGGTCGAAGCCATCACCATTTCCCGCCGCGCCCGGACCAGCGGCCAGCCCATCACGCTCTACCTCCCACTGTCGCGGGCCACGCTGGGCGATAGCGATGCTTCCGAGCAGCTGATCGCTTCGCTCGAGGCCAACCGCGCCATTGCACCGGGGCTGATCTTTGCCATCAACGAGACGGACTGGCAGAGCCTGACCACCGGCGAGCGGGCCATTGCCGATGCGGTTGCCAAGAAGGGCGCCGGCTTCTCGCTGGTCAACGTCAAGTCGCTGCGCGTCGACGTCGCCGAGCTGGCCGGGCAGGGTGTGCGCTCGCTGCGCATCGATGCCGCCCGCTTCATCGAGGAGCCGGAGGTCTATACCGACTTCCATGCCTCGGACATCGCCAATTACATCGCCCGTTTCGAGGTCACCCTGCTGGCCACCGGCATCACCACCGAGCGGCAGATCGTCGAATTGCTGGAAGACGGCATTACGCTGGTGCAGGGTCCCCATATCGCGGCGCCAGGACCAGTGCGTCCCGACTTGATGGTCGAAGCCGGCCGCCCCGCCGCCCCGCAACTGCGCCGAGCCGAGTTCTAG
- a CDS encoding helix-turn-helix transcriptional regulator, which yields MDDVLRLIDSIYEAAGRPDHWQAALTQLADATGSIDATMGGQTSAQVPMLISARTDPDYVRSYAEYYHARNPMQMAVFGQPVGKVVLDHMVMNKGAFESSDFFNEWCKPQGYLAGGALNLAADGGWRATVMVSGRNDYDQERYQLLERVAPHLRRAFELNQILHQTRALGVGAMAALEYVDRGVLVVNRSRLASTANAMAERILGIGDGLRLKGGQLTCDRPDESKTLERALASCERGTADSSGTTITITRSAGRSPLSLMCIPFPATAWWPGFDQQVALIFITDRDTRLEQRSQRLRARFGLTPAEAALAWEIAKSGGRQEAAESRGVSLSTARTQLSSIFDKTGVRRQAELVRLLLDTLDEPD from the coding sequence GTGGACGACGTACTCCGACTGATCGACAGCATTTACGAGGCAGCTGGCCGGCCCGATCATTGGCAGGCGGCGCTGACCCAACTTGCCGACGCTACTGGCAGCATCGACGCCACCATGGGCGGCCAGACCTCGGCTCAGGTGCCCATGCTGATTTCGGCGCGCACCGATCCGGACTACGTGCGCAGCTATGCCGAGTATTACCATGCGCGTAATCCCATGCAGATGGCGGTGTTCGGTCAGCCGGTTGGCAAGGTCGTGCTCGACCACATGGTGATGAACAAGGGTGCCTTCGAGAGTTCGGATTTTTTCAACGAATGGTGCAAGCCGCAGGGCTACCTTGCCGGCGGCGCGCTCAATCTGGCAGCGGACGGCGGATGGCGGGCGACGGTCATGGTGTCGGGCCGCAATGACTATGATCAGGAGCGATATCAGCTGCTGGAGCGGGTCGCGCCACATCTGCGCCGTGCTTTCGAGCTGAACCAGATTCTCCACCAGACACGCGCGCTTGGCGTGGGCGCCATGGCGGCGCTCGAATATGTCGATCGCGGTGTTCTGGTGGTCAACCGCAGTCGCCTGGCCTCGACGGCAAATGCGATGGCCGAGCGCATACTTGGCATCGGGGATGGACTGCGCCTGAAGGGTGGTCAGTTGACTTGCGATCGCCCTGACGAAAGCAAGACCCTCGAACGGGCGCTGGCCAGTTGCGAGCGGGGGACAGCAGACAGCAGCGGCACCACTATAACGATCACGCGGAGCGCCGGACGCAGCCCGCTGTCGCTGATGTGCATCCCCTTCCCAGCCACGGCCTGGTGGCCGGGCTTCGATCAGCAGGTTGCGCTGATCTTCATCACCGACCGCGATACAAGGCTGGAGCAGCGGAGCCAGCGGCTGCGCGCCCGCTTCGGCCTGACGCCGGCCGAGGCCGCTCTCGCCTGGGAGATCGCCAAATCCGGTGGGCGGCAAGAGGCAGCCGAAAGCCGGGGCGTGTCGCTGTCGACGGCGCGGACGCAACTGTCGAGCATCTTTGACAAGACAGGCGTGCGGCGCCAGGCCGAGCTGGTGCGGCTGCTGCTCGATACGCTGGACGAACCCGACTAG
- a CDS encoding bifunctional riboflavin kinase/FAD synthetase, whose protein sequence is MSQFQRLADLDAVPANLRGAYVAIGSFDGFHRGHQTVLGTLKARAAEAGVPAVVLTFEPHPRDVFAPAPFMFRLTEGDEKAQLAEALGLDAIAILNFDRAFSQIEAEDFVSRFLVDALAVTGVIVGSDFHFGRQRRGTPTFLKASGDAHGFAVETLDLMDEGDEVISSSRIRAALSEGAVSAANRLLGYHWFFDGCVVKGDQRGRELGYPTANTVTHANFQLAQGVYAVRAKLGDRLLDGVAAFGKPMFNNQRPPFETHLFDFDEDIYGQTISVALIGHIRGQEVFNGLDQLITAMDRDSRKARDILAAAEPLSELDRKLGFFR, encoded by the coding sequence ATGTCTCAGTTTCAGCGCCTTGCCGATCTCGATGCTGTCCCCGCAAACCTGCGCGGTGCCTATGTCGCGATTGGTAGCTTTGACGGCTTTCACCGGGGCCATCAGACAGTCCTGGGCACGCTAAAGGCCCGCGCCGCCGAAGCCGGTGTGCCAGCCGTGGTGCTGACCTTCGAGCCCCATCCGCGGGACGTCTTCGCGCCCGCGCCCTTCATGTTCCGGCTGACGGAAGGCGACGAGAAGGCGCAACTGGCAGAAGCCCTCGGTCTGGACGCCATTGCCATCCTCAATTTCGATCGCGCCTTCTCGCAGATTGAAGCGGAGGACTTCGTTTCGCGGTTCCTCGTCGATGCACTTGCTGTGACCGGCGTTATCGTCGGTTCCGATTTCCATTTCGGGCGCCAGCGTCGCGGCACGCCGACCTTCCTCAAGGCTTCCGGCGACGCGCATGGCTTTGCCGTCGAAACGCTGGACCTGATGGACGAGGGCGACGAGGTCATTTCCTCGTCCCGCATCCGTGCGGCCCTATCGGAGGGGGCGGTCTCCGCCGCCAACCGGCTGCTCGGCTATCACTGGTTTTTCGATGGCTGCGTGGTCAAGGGCGATCAACGCGGCCGCGAGCTGGGCTATCCCACCGCCAATACGGTGACCCATGCCAATTTCCAGCTGGCGCAGGGCGTCTATGCCGTGCGGGCCAAGCTGGGCGACAGGCTGCTCGACGGTGTCGCCGCCTTCGGCAAGCCCATGTTCAACAACCAGCGTCCACCATTCGAGACGCATCTGTTCGATTTCGACGAGGACATCTATGGCCAGACCATTTCGGTGGCGCTGATCGGCCATATCCGCGGGCAGGAAGTGTTCAACGGGCTGGACCAACTCATCACTGCCATGGACCGCGACAGCCGCAAGGCGCGCGATATTCTTGCCGCTGCAGAACCGCTGAGCGAACTCGATCGCAAACTGGGCTTCTTCCGCTAG